In the genome of Flavobacterium panacagri, one region contains:
- a CDS encoding SusC/RagA family TonB-linked outer membrane protein: MKKKILILLLVFSSVINAQTDKIKISGRVVDNTGQSIPGVTITSEENSTVTDFEGSYVINVKNSKSIIKYSFIGFATKTITVGNSKTINVTLVEFANVLDDVVVIGYGTQKRSSVTGSVAKLKSDKFEDAPVSRLDNAIQGKIAGVRVQSISSEAGADTQINIRGISSVKAGSGPLLVVDGQPMPDGFSALNSADVESVEVLKDAASAAIYGSRGANGVILVTTKSGKEGKTKYYFRSTAGVKQAYDTYDIMSSTDYVERLYAEQAMRNADPLWTTAYGASLPSLDKWRAQYSIEKDLLGGQGTDYQKEALRKAYYQDMQFNVSGGSNKNKFFISVGYQNDQGLMLKSEFEKLNFRAKFDLQLTEKLKLNINLNPSNTKTERPAINFIDFTRFPSFIPVYHTQATADFINGQQPSRGIVVGNYAEASDFANLVYTGIDPNGVAYTTAANAVPFTTSNTNPMRALLEQDDNNNQFRFQGSAGLEYKIAKGLDFRTTENIYYRNSQRVQSGAANAARIGNPNYATYTNANYFDFLTENTLNYKKSIGNHEFGALAGFSLQSTRTKSLVTAGTTFPSDDNKNLNYATVILQPIQSDVSIGLVSFLTRVNYAYKDKYLLMGSYRTDGSSKFGDGNKWGGFPAVSAGWVISKEKFLADVSVINRMAFRASYGATGNNSIGDFMYQYYLNPSNYVSGTGNGTVSIGLANTSNINNNPDITWERTFQSNFGFDLSMFKSRLNLNIDVYQSNTEKLLLEQSSMLISGSSSVIANVGSLKNKGFEVELSTVNLKSKNFSWTSDFNIAHVKNQITNLGDKTMIISPTIDGRNGLNNYAIVGQPLISFYGFKTNGIWNSIEEITASGLTTTLTNGLKEGGLKIIDLNGDGILDNNDRTILGNPYPDFTWGFTNKFTFKNIDLSFTLQGVVGGELINGDVNYNEPKERNLNYMANRWVSPSNPGDGKTPYTTNGYNWVFTDNAIEDASYTSLREISLGYNLGKNALKQVGLTNLRFSLSGQNLLFWNNKNYRGINIEARTSQTSALIDGYQRGGFPMQRTVLFGVEVGL; encoded by the coding sequence ATGAAAAAAAAGATTTTGATTTTACTTTTGGTCTTCTCAAGTGTTATCAATGCACAAACTGATAAAATAAAAATATCAGGTAGAGTTGTTGATAATACAGGTCAGTCGATACCAGGAGTTACTATTACTTCAGAAGAAAATAGTACAGTAACCGATTTTGAAGGTTCTTATGTTATTAACGTAAAAAACTCAAAATCAATCATAAAATATTCTTTTATAGGATTTGCGACCAAAACGATTACAGTAGGAAACAGTAAAACTATAAATGTAACATTAGTTGAATTTGCAAACGTTCTTGATGATGTAGTGGTGATTGGTTACGGAACTCAAAAACGTTCCAGTGTTACAGGTTCTGTTGCTAAATTGAAAAGCGATAAATTCGAAGATGCTCCCGTTTCAAGATTAGACAATGCTATTCAAGGAAAAATAGCTGGAGTTCGTGTACAAAGCATTTCATCTGAAGCTGGTGCTGATACACAGATAAACATTCGTGGAATTAGTTCCGTAAAAGCAGGTTCAGGCCCCCTTCTTGTAGTCGATGGACAACCAATGCCTGATGGTTTCTCTGCTCTTAATAGCGCAGATGTTGAATCTGTGGAAGTATTAAAAGACGCAGCTTCTGCCGCAATTTATGGTTCTAGAGGAGCTAATGGAGTAATATTAGTAACAACAAAAAGTGGTAAAGAAGGTAAAACGAAATATTATTTTAGAAGTACAGCAGGTGTTAAGCAAGCTTATGATACTTATGATATCATGAGTTCAACAGATTATGTAGAAAGATTATACGCTGAACAAGCGATGAGAAATGCCGATCCTTTGTGGACTACTGCTTATGGAGCGAGTTTACCATCTTTAGATAAATGGCGTGCGCAATACTCAATCGAAAAAGATTTATTAGGAGGCCAAGGAACCGATTATCAAAAAGAGGCCTTGCGTAAAGCCTATTATCAAGATATGCAATTTAATGTTTCTGGCGGAAGCAATAAGAATAAGTTTTTTATATCAGTCGGCTATCAAAATGATCAAGGTTTAATGCTGAAAAGTGAATTCGAAAAATTAAACTTCAGAGCAAAATTTGATTTGCAATTGACAGAAAAATTAAAGCTAAATATTAATTTGAATCCATCAAATACAAAAACGGAACGTCCGGCTATTAATTTCATTGATTTTACGAGATTTCCAAGTTTTATTCCTGTTTATCATACCCAAGCTACAGCTGATTTTATAAATGGACAGCAACCGTCAAGAGGAATTGTTGTTGGAAATTATGCAGAAGCGTCAGATTTTGCAAACTTAGTGTATACTGGTATTGATCCAAACGGAGTTGCTTATACTACTGCCGCTAATGCAGTTCCGTTTACAACATCCAATACAAATCCGATGAGAGCTTTATTGGAGCAAGATGATAATAACAATCAATTTCGTTTTCAAGGAAGTGCCGGTTTAGAATATAAAATCGCAAAAGGATTGGATTTTAGAACTACAGAAAACATTTACTATAGAAATTCTCAAAGAGTGCAATCTGGTGCTGCAAATGCTGCCAGAATAGGAAACCCAAATTATGCAACTTATACCAATGCAAATTATTTCGATTTCTTAACAGAGAATACTTTAAACTATAAAAAAAGTATAGGCAATCATGAATTTGGAGCTTTGGCGGGGTTCTCATTACAATCTACCAGAACAAAATCGTTAGTTACTGCTGGAACCACTTTCCCTAGTGATGACAACAAAAACTTGAACTATGCTACAGTTATATTACAACCTATTCAATCAGATGTTTCAATTGGACTTGTTTCTTTTTTGACCAGAGTAAATTATGCCTATAAGGACAAATATTTACTAATGGGAAGTTATAGAACAGATGGCAGCAGTAAATTTGGAGATGGCAATAAATGGGGAGGTTTCCCTGCTGTATCTGCAGGATGGGTAATTTCTAAAGAAAAATTCTTGGCAGATGTATCTGTAATCAACAGAATGGCTTTTAGAGCAAGTTATGGAGCTACAGGAAATAACAGTATTGGAGATTTTATGTATCAATATTACCTAAATCCTTCTAATTATGTAAGCGGTACTGGAAACGGAACTGTTTCTATTGGTTTGGCCAATACAAGTAACATTAATAATAATCCTGATATTACATGGGAAAGAACATTTCAATCTAACTTCGGTTTTGATCTTTCTATGTTTAAAAGCAGGCTTAACTTAAACATCGACGTATATCAGTCCAATACTGAAAAACTATTATTAGAACAATCTAGTATGTTAATTTCAGGATCAAGCTCTGTTATTGCAAACGTGGGAAGCTTAAAAAACAAAGGATTTGAAGTTGAATTATCTACAGTTAATCTTAAAAGCAAAAATTTCTCTTGGACTTCTGATTTTAATATCGCTCATGTTAAAAATCAAATCACTAATCTTGGCGATAAAACAATGATCATCTCGCCAACTATCGATGGCCGAAATGGATTGAATAATTATGCTATTGTTGGACAACCTTTAATCAGTTTCTATGGATTTAAAACTAATGGAATCTGGAACAGTATTGAGGAAATCACTGCTTCTGGTTTAACAACAACTTTGACCAACGGATTGAAAGAAGGTGGTTTGAAAATTATTGACTTAAATGGAGACGGAATTCTGGACAATAACGACAGAACAATTTTAGGTAATCCTTATCCTGATTTTACTTGGGGTTTCACTAATAAGTTTACATTCAAAAATATCGATTTAAGTTTTACACTTCAGGGGGTTGTAGGTGGCGAATTAATTAATGGAGATGTTAACTACAATGAGCCTAAAGAACGAAACTTAAATTACATGGCAAACAGATGGGTAAGTCCAAGTAATCCTGGTGATGGAAAAACCCCTTATACAACAAATGGTTATAACTGGGTTTTTACAGACAATGCTATAGAAGATGCTTCCTATACTTCTTTAAGAGAAATTTCTCTTGGATATAATTTAGGGAAAAATGCATTAAAACAAGTAGGCTTAACAAATTTAAGATTCTCTCTTTCAGGACAAAACCTATTATTCTGGAATAACAAAAACTACAGAGGCATTAATATTGAAGCCAGAACATCACAAACCAGTGCTTTGATAGATGGTTATCAAAGAGGAGGTTTCCCGATGCAGCGAACTGTTTTATTTGGAGTTGAAGTAGGTTTATAA